The window CGATCCCGATGGCCTGCTGGGCGACAAAAAAGATATAGGCATTACCTGCGCCCTGGTGCCTCATGATCACCCCGGCGTAAAGATCGGTCGTCGCCACTTCCCATTGAATGCCATGTTTATGAATGGTCCGACTGAAGGCGATCAGGTGTTCATGCCGCTGGAGTTCATCATCGGCGGCCCGAAAATGGCTGGGCAGGGCTGGCGTATGCTGATGGAATGCCTGGCTGCCGGGCGCTCCATCTCACTGCCCTCTTCCAACGTCGGCATGTCGCAGATGGCCGTTCGCGCCGTTGGCGCTTATTCCCGGATCCGCAAGCAATTTAACCTGCCCATCGGCAAATTCGAAGGCATCGAAGAAGTCCTCGCACGGATGGGTGCCTATACCTATATGACCAACGCGGTGCGCGTGATGACGGCGGGTGCGGTAGATCTGGGCGAGAAGCCATCGGTCATCTCTTCCATTGCCAAATACCATGTGACCGAGCGTGCGCGTGTTATTGTCAATGACGGTATGGACATCATCGGCGGCAAGGGTATTTGCCTTGGCCCATCGAATTTTCTGGGCCGCGCGTATCAGCAAATCCCGGTTGGCATCACCGTGGAAGGCGCCAACATTCTGACACGCAGCCTGATTATTTTCGGACAGGGCGCCATTCGCTGCCATCCGTATGTTCTCAAAGAAATGTCTGCCGTACATGAGTCGGATCCACAGACCGCGCTCGATCAATTCGACGATGCCCTTTTCGGTCATATCGGCTTTGCCTGCAAGAACGGCTTGCGCTCGCTGTTCAGCGGTCTTTTCGGTTCGGGTGTGCTTGGCGTCAAGGCCGGTACCTCGCAGGCAATGCGCCCCTATTACGGCCAGATCACCCGGCTGTCGTCTGCACTGGCGCTCAGCGCCGACGTTGCGATGCTGGTACTGGGCGGCAGCCTGAAAAAGCGCGAAAAGATTTCTGCACGGCTGGGCGATGTGCTGTCGCAGCTTTATCTGGCCAGCGCCACTTTAAAGCACTTTGAAGACCATGGCGCGCAAGCCGATGAAGCCGCCTTTGTGCACTGGTCGGTTCAGGATGCCTTGGAAAAGGCCCAAACTGCATTGCTCAATGTCTATCGTAATTTCCCCAATCGCTGGGTCGGTTCGGCCCTGCGTCTGATTGTCTTTCCATGGGGCGGCGTGTTCCGGCGCCCCCATGACCGGCTTGATCAGGCCATCTGCGAGCAACTGATGCAACCCGGCCCGGCGCGGGATCGCCTGACGGCCAACTGCTATATCCCTGATAACGATCAGGAGCCGATTGGTGCCATTGAACAGGCGCTGCTGGCCACGCTGCGTGCCGAACCGGTAGATGCAAAAATCCGCG of the Advenella mimigardefordensis DPN7 genome contains:
- a CDS encoding acyl-CoA dehydrogenase: MPLSQQLKAFRKRHISRPLLSKFRKVLPSMSDTERDAIEAGTVWWDAQLFSGKPDWAMWQQFPKPTLTAAEQSFMDNEVVHACSLVDDWKITTEDFDLSAQAWEYIKSNRFLGMIIPEQYGGLGFSAFAHSEVMTRLSTRNSALAVSVMVPNSLGPGELLVHYGTEEQKNHYLPRLARGEEIPAFALTSPWAGSDAAAIPDSGVVCMGEWNGEQVLGMSVSWNKRYITLAPVCTLLGLAFRLFDPDGLLGDKKDIGITCALVPHDHPGVKIGRRHFPLNAMFMNGPTEGDQVFMPLEFIIGGPKMAGQGWRMLMECLAAGRSISLPSSNVGMSQMAVRAVGAYSRIRKQFNLPIGKFEGIEEVLARMGAYTYMTNAVRVMTAGAVDLGEKPSVISSIAKYHVTERARVIVNDGMDIIGGKGICLGPSNFLGRAYQQIPVGITVEGANILTRSLIIFGQGAIRCHPYVLKEMSAVHESDPQTALDQFDDALFGHIGFACKNGLRSLFSGLFGSGVLGVKAGTSQAMRPYYGQITRLSSALALSADVAMLVLGGSLKKREKISARLGDVLSQLYLASATLKHFEDHGAQADEAAFVHWSVQDALEKAQTALLNVYRNFPNRWVGSALRLIVFPWGGVFRRPHDRLDQAICEQLMQPGPARDRLTANCYIPDNDQEPIGAIEQALLATLRAEPVDAKIRDAEKRGVFDGQPAGNVRDITELAHQLNQISEEEYALVRERDRLRDTVIHVDDFPHDLGLTKMQTATGSSTFNTSKES